From the genome of Pseudomonas putida:
TCGATCACCCGGCCATCCTCGGTTTCGGTTTTTTCATAGAACGAGCGGCCGGAGATGTCGGTACGGGTGCGCTCGGTTTGCTGGCCGTGCGGGCGGGTCAGCCGGCCACGGGCCATGGGGCTCCATGGCATCAGGCCGACACCCTGGTCGAGGCACAACGGGATCATCTCGCGTTCCTCCTCGCGGTAGAGCAGGTTGAGGTAGTTCTGCATCGATACGAAGCGGCTCCAGCCATGGCTGCTGGCGATCTGCTGGGCCTTGGCGAATTGCCAGGCATACATCGACGAGGCCCCGATGTAACGGGCCTTGCCGGCCCTGACCACATCGTGCAGGGCTTCCATGGTCTCTTCGATGGGGGTGTGGTAGTCCCAGCGGTGAATCTGGTACAGGTCGACATAGTCGGTGCCAAGGCGGGTGAGGCTGGCGTCGATGGCGGTCATGATCGCCTTGCGCGACAGCCCCTGTTCGTTGGGGCGGTTGCTCCCTTCCCACATGTTGGCCGGGTAGAACACCTTGGTGGCGATCACCGTTTCGTCACGGCGGGTGAACTCCCTGAGCAATTTGCCGAGGATGATTTCCGAGGTCCCGGCCGAGTAGCTGTTGGCGGTGTCGAAAAAATTGATGCCCTGCTCGACCGCGTGGCGGATGATCGGTCGGCTGTCCGCTTCG
Proteins encoded in this window:
- a CDS encoding aldo/keto reductase produces the protein MQYVKLGNTGLDISKLCLGCMTFGEPDAGTHPWTLGEADSRPIIRHAVEQGINFFDTANSYSAGTSEIILGKLLREFTRRDETVIATKVFYPANMWEGSNRPNEQGLSRKAIMTAIDASLTRLGTDYVDLYQIHRWDYHTPIEETMEALHDVVRAGKARYIGASSMYAWQFAKAQQIASSHGWSRFVSMQNYLNLLYREEEREMIPLCLDQGVGLMPWSPMARGRLTRPHGQQTERTRTDISGRSFYEKTETEDGRVIDVVEQLAKERGVPMAQVALAWVLAKRGVSAPIVGASKAAQLDDAIAALDLQLSVEDIARLEAPYVPHGVTGFK